One genomic window of Desulfuromonas sp. AOP6 includes the following:
- the gpmI gene encoding 2,3-bisphosphoglycerate-independent phosphoglycerate mutase → MAGRRVKRPLALVILDGWGLNDECDNNAVCQAKKPVLDGLFRRYPSTRLTTSGLAVGLPEGQMGNSEVGHLNIGAGRIVYQDFTRISKSISDGDFFQNPVLQQVLEKVKHRGGKLHLMGLLSDGGVHSHNTHLYALVQMAKTVGLTQVCIHAFLDGRDTPPKSGAGYLLDLEKELATLGIGRVATICGRFYAMDRDNRWDRVEKAYRALTLGEGKCSKSSAAAIEEAYAAGQTDEFVEPRVIVPNGQTACTVDPDDGIIFFNFRADRAREITRAFTDTGFSGFTRTKSPALSDFVCMTEYDETFELPVAFPPESYANLLGEVVSHAGLTQLRIAETEKYAHVTFFFNGGSEKPFQGEDRVLIPSPQDVATYDLKPAMSAPAVTDEVVDRVMSGKYDFIVLNFANPDMVGHTGNLEAATTAMETVDACLGRVVETVLRAGGCLLITADHGNCEQMTDRSGHPHTAHTANPVPLLLVDPDLSGATLREGILADLAPTILSLLQLEKPDEMTGKNLLMPQ, encoded by the coding sequence ATGGCAGGAAGAAGAGTAAAAAGACCGCTCGCCCTGGTCATTCTCGATGGCTGGGGTCTTAACGACGAGTGCGACAATAATGCCGTCTGCCAGGCGAAAAAACCGGTTCTCGACGGTCTGTTCAGGCGCTATCCTTCCACCCGCCTGACTACCTCGGGACTGGCTGTTGGTCTGCCCGAGGGCCAGATGGGAAACTCGGAAGTCGGGCATCTTAACATCGGGGCCGGCCGCATTGTCTACCAGGACTTCACCCGTATCAGCAAAAGCATCAGCGATGGTGATTTTTTCCAAAACCCCGTCCTCCAGCAGGTGCTGGAAAAGGTCAAACACCGCGGGGGCAAACTGCACCTCATGGGTCTGCTCTCCGACGGCGGTGTCCATTCCCACAACACGCATCTCTACGCTCTGGTACAGATGGCCAAGACCGTCGGTCTTACCCAGGTCTGCATTCATGCCTTTTTAGACGGGCGTGACACCCCTCCCAAAAGCGGGGCCGGCTATCTTCTCGATCTGGAAAAGGAGCTGGCGACCCTCGGGATTGGTCGGGTGGCGACCATCTGCGGACGTTTCTACGCCATGGATCGTGATAATCGCTGGGATCGGGTCGAAAAAGCCTATCGTGCCCTTACCCTTGGCGAGGGAAAATGCTCGAAATCGAGCGCCGCGGCCATCGAAGAGGCCTATGCGGCCGGACAAACGGACGAATTTGTCGAACCCCGCGTCATCGTGCCAAACGGTCAGACCGCCTGCACTGTAGATCCTGACGACGGCATTATTTTCTTCAACTTCCGTGCAGACCGTGCCCGCGAAATCACGCGCGCTTTCACGGACACTGGATTTTCAGGATTTACGCGGACCAAAAGCCCGGCACTCAGCGACTTTGTCTGCATGACCGAGTACGATGAAACGTTTGAACTGCCCGTGGCTTTTCCGCCCGAAAGCTATGCCAACCTGTTGGGCGAGGTCGTCTCCCATGCCGGTCTGACGCAACTGCGCATCGCCGAGACGGAAAAATACGCACATGTTACTTTTTTCTTCAACGGTGGCAGTGAAAAGCCCTTTCAAGGCGAAGACCGGGTTCTCATCCCCTCCCCCCAAGATGTGGCCACCTACGACCTGAAACCCGCCATGAGCGCCCCGGCGGTCACCGATGAGGTCGTCGATCGTGTGATGTCTGGCAAGTATGACTTCATCGTTCTCAATTTTGCCAACCCCGACATGGTCGGCCACACCGGCAATCTCGAAGCTGCCACCACGGCCATGGAAACGGTTGACGCCTGCCTTGGCCGTGTCGTGGAAACCGTTCTCCGAGCCGGAGGCTGCCTGCTGATCACAGCTGATCACGGCAACTGCGAACAGATGACAGACCGTAGCGGCCATCCGCACACGGCCCACACCGCCAATCCTGTCCCTCTGCTGCTGGTTGATCCTGACCTGTCCGGTGCCACTCTGCGAGAGGGAATTCTCGCCGATCTGGCTCCAACTATTTTGTCACTTCTGCAACTTGAGAAGCCGGACGAAATGACGGGAAAAAACCTTCTGATGCCTCAATAA
- a CDS encoding TraR/DksA family transcriptional regulator — protein MDQQEQDRTEKLLLDLRRNVMREVSEANAASQELGTDGVPDIGDAAANSYHRDVLMNLNEAQRQKLRDIDAALDRLASGEYGICVRCEEEIDPRRLLVRPFSRYCIECKSDVEKFGE, from the coding sequence ATGGATCAACAGGAACAGGACCGCACCGAAAAGCTGTTGCTTGACCTTCGCCGCAATGTCATGCGCGAAGTCAGCGAAGCCAATGCCGCCTCCCAGGAACTGGGGACCGACGGGGTCCCCGACATTGGGGATGCCGCCGCCAACAGCTATCATCGGGATGTCCTGATGAATCTTAACGAAGCCCAGCGACAGAAGCTGCGTGATATCGACGCCGCCCTTGATCGACTGGCCAGCGGCGAATATGGTATCTGCGTTCGCTGCGAAGAGGAAATAGATCCCCGCCGTTTACTCGTGCGCCCTTTTTCCCGCTACTGCATCGAGTGCAAATCGGATGTTGAAAAATTTGGCGAATAG
- a CDS encoding glutamine amidotransferase family protein yields MCRIGAIKSRNYVHPSQALLLMQSQQKGHDNSGFAMVMHDLGGIFEGYKHLPTLSLACTDEGLKIAEDILHAAGFQRVLQWVPETNDQPGLDIITMPNYVFETFDYPKHYKKAEKREKEELLLDMRLKIRLALEKDETGFVYSFWPDVLTLKEIGDPRDIGTYFNLWDVDKRFMAKVITAQCRQNTNYDIVRYAAHPFFLQGYTALANGENTFYLKNVEFQQKLHRGYIGFESDSQCFLYTLHYAHRELGWPLSYFKHVITPLPFEDIEQRDDKDSLLSIRQSLAHLEINGPNTIIGVLPDNTLFTCCDAKKLRPIVVGRSDDMVVFSSEVCGINEIMPDRDWETDIYPHEREIVAIDENLEVHRWRQ; encoded by the coding sequence ATGTGTCGTATCGGCGCCATTAAAAGCCGGAATTATGTCCACCCGAGCCAGGCCTTACTGCTCATGCAGTCCCAACAGAAGGGCCACGACAATTCGGGATTCGCCATGGTCATGCATGATCTTGGCGGCATCTTTGAGGGGTATAAACATCTGCCCACCCTCTCCCTTGCCTGTACCGACGAGGGCCTGAAAATCGCCGAAGACATCCTGCATGCCGCCGGTTTCCAGCGCGTTCTGCAGTGGGTACCCGAAACCAATGACCAGCCCGGCCTCGACATTATCACCATGCCCAACTACGTTTTTGAAACCTTTGACTACCCCAAGCACTACAAAAAGGCGGAAAAGCGGGAAAAGGAGGAACTCCTGCTCGACATGCGCCTTAAAATTCGCCTCGCCCTGGAAAAGGACGAGACAGGTTTCGTGTACTCCTTCTGGCCCGACGTGCTCACCCTGAAAGAAATCGGCGATCCGCGCGATATCGGCACCTATTTCAACCTGTGGGACGTGGACAAGCGCTTCATGGCCAAAGTCATCACGGCCCAATGCCGCCAAAATACCAACTACGACATCGTGCGCTATGCTGCTCACCCCTTCTTTCTGCAGGGCTATACGGCTCTGGCCAATGGCGAGAACACCTTCTACCTGAAAAACGTCGAGTTTCAGCAGAAACTCCACCGGGGTTATATCGGCTTTGAATCGGACTCCCAGTGCTTTCTCTACACCCTGCATTATGCTCACCGGGAACTTGGCTGGCCCCTTTCCTATTTCAAGCATGTCATCACCCCACTCCCTTTCGAGGATATCGAACAGCGTGACGACAAGGACTCTCTCCTCTCCATTCGCCAGTCCCTGGCCCACCTGGAGATCAACGGACCCAATACCATTATCGGGGTACTGCCGGACAACACCCTTTTCACTTGCTGCGACGCCAAAAAACTCAGACCCATTGTGGTAGGCCGCTCTGACGACATGGTGGTCTTCTCTTCGGAAGTCTGCGGCATCAACGAGATTATGCCCGACCGGGACTGGGAAACGGATATCTATCCCCACGAGCGGGAAATCGTGGCAATCGATGAGAACCTGGAGGTTCACCGATGGAGACAATGA
- a CDS encoding branched-chain amino acid aminotransferase: protein MELQILPLSGQKPRVTDESKLVFGKQFSDRMFIMEFDRPKGWHSARIAPYAPFSLDPAALVLHYAQEIFEGLKAFRRPDGSIALFRPMDNIKRFNRSARRMCMPEVDEAFFFKGLKELIRLEADWVPRSEGTSLYIRPTMIATEPVLGVKPADQYLCYIILSPVGAYYKGGLNPVKIWISDEYIRVAPGGTGEAKTGGNYAASLYASTEAAAQGFDQVLWLDAVHRKYVEEVGSMNICFLYDGKIVTSPLKGTILDGITRRSILTLIREMGLEIEERALSVDEILDGAENGRLQEAFGTGTAAVVSPVGQFTYRNRTVSLSHGRIGELTQKLYDTLTGIQYGRIPDPHGWIEMI, encoded by the coding sequence ATGGAGCTGCAAATTCTTCCCCTCTCCGGGCAGAAGCCTCGCGTTACCGACGAGAGCAAACTGGTCTTTGGCAAACAGTTCTCTGACCGCATGTTCATCATGGAATTTGACCGGCCCAAGGGTTGGCATTCGGCGCGCATCGCCCCCTATGCCCCATTCTCGCTGGATCCGGCCGCGCTGGTATTGCACTATGCCCAGGAAATTTTTGAAGGACTCAAGGCCTTCCGCCGCCCGGACGGCAGCATCGCCCTGTTCAGACCCATGGACAATATTAAGCGATTTAACCGCAGCGCCCGACGTATGTGCATGCCCGAGGTGGACGAGGCCTTCTTCTTCAAAGGCTTGAAAGAACTGATCCGACTGGAGGCCGACTGGGTTCCGCGCAGCGAAGGGACCAGCCTCTACATTCGCCCCACCATGATCGCCACCGAACCGGTGCTTGGTGTCAAGCCGGCAGACCAATACCTGTGCTACATCATTTTGTCCCCGGTCGGCGCCTACTACAAAGGGGGATTGAATCCTGTCAAAATCTGGATCTCCGATGAATACATCCGCGTTGCCCCGGGAGGTACCGGGGAAGCCAAAACCGGCGGCAACTACGCGGCCAGTCTCTATGCTTCAACGGAAGCCGCCGCCCAGGGATTCGATCAGGTTCTCTGGCTCGATGCCGTCCATCGCAAGTACGTCGAGGAGGTCGGCAGCATGAACATCTGCTTCCTCTATGATGGCAAGATCGTCACTTCTCCCCTCAAGGGCACCATTCTTGATGGCATCACCCGTCGTTCCATCCTCACCCTGATACGGGAAATGGGCCTGGAGATTGAGGAACGTGCCCTGTCCGTTGACGAAATCCTTGATGGGGCCGAAAACGGGCGCCTGCAGGAAGCCTTCGGCACGGGCACCGCCGCTGTCGTCTCCCCCGTCGGCCAGTTCACCTACCGCAACCGGACCGTAAGCCTGAGCCATGGCCGTATCGGGGAACTCACCCAGAAACTCTACGACACCCTGACCGGTATCCAGTATGGCCGCATTCCAGACCCCCACGGCTGGATCGAAATGATCTGA
- a CDS encoding tetratricopeptide repeat protein, with amino-acid sequence MTLMAFLLLIILFLVFFIYFLGLNPQDITLFFLPDQSLTYPVAIVVVGAVLFGLILGYGAYIYSTFAGFFKNWRKDRVEKKNKEVTSLYREGVGRLLSGDVKKAHALLQKTLDRDPSRVETYIALASAYIQEGEPREAINLLLKAKNIDSRNLEIFFKMANTYEEMGLLDDAALAYQEIIALESDNRKALRALRDIHVNSQRWQEALELQKRLMKVGVSKNRLEDEKAKLLFIRYEVAAQDIAAGKGAEAKDALKDIIRQDSTFTPARVSLGDIYQAENRAEEASRVWQEGYKSLSKSIFLSRLEELYIGEEDPSTLLSFYRSIIVENPQDLLLRLFYGRLCLRLEMVDEALENLYAVESSGIEFSQLHSLLAEAHRRRKRFDDAIREYQKALGINAHLNFGYVCEECGEEESSWKSRCPHCGTWGSFALPNRSLITGARPLEVREIHHGEREAWQEEE; translated from the coding sequence ATGACTCTCATGGCCTTTTTATTGCTCATCATCTTGTTTCTTGTTTTTTTCATCTACTTCCTGGGTCTCAACCCTCAGGATATCACCCTCTTTTTCCTGCCCGACCAGTCACTGACCTATCCCGTGGCCATTGTTGTGGTGGGAGCCGTTCTTTTCGGGCTGATTCTGGGCTACGGCGCCTATATCTACAGCACCTTTGCCGGTTTTTTCAAAAACTGGCGCAAGGACCGCGTTGAGAAGAAAAACAAGGAGGTCACCTCCCTCTATCGTGAAGGGGTGGGACGCCTTCTCTCCGGCGACGTTAAAAAGGCCCACGCCCTGCTGCAGAAAACTCTCGACCGAGATCCGTCCCGCGTGGAGACCTACATCGCGCTGGCCAGTGCCTACATCCAGGAGGGCGAGCCCCGGGAAGCTATCAACCTGCTCCTGAAGGCCAAAAATATTGACTCGCGGAACCTCGAAATCTTTTTCAAAATGGCCAACACCTACGAAGAGATGGGCCTTCTAGACGACGCCGCGCTGGCCTATCAGGAGATCATCGCCCTGGAGAGCGACAACCGCAAGGCGCTGAGAGCCCTGCGTGACATCCATGTCAACAGTCAGCGCTGGCAGGAGGCCCTGGAATTGCAGAAACGCCTGATGAAAGTCGGGGTCAGCAAGAATCGTCTGGAAGATGAAAAAGCCAAGCTTCTTTTTATCCGTTACGAAGTGGCCGCACAGGATATTGCCGCGGGCAAGGGCGCTGAAGCCAAGGATGCTCTCAAGGACATCATCCGACAGGACTCCACTTTCACGCCGGCCCGGGTTTCCCTTGGCGACATCTACCAGGCTGAGAACAGAGCCGAAGAGGCCTCCCGTGTATGGCAGGAGGGCTATAAGTCTCTATCCAAGAGCATCTTCCTGTCCCGACTGGAAGAACTCTATATCGGCGAGGAAGATCCTTCCACGCTGCTCTCTTTTTATCGCTCCATTATTGTGGAAAATCCGCAGGACCTTTTGCTCCGACTCTTTTACGGTCGACTCTGCCTGCGCCTCGAAATGGTAGATGAAGCTCTTGAAAATCTCTATGCCGTCGAAAGCTCCGGGATTGAATTTTCCCAGCTGCACAGCCTGCTGGCCGAAGCTCACCGCCGCCGCAAACGTTTTGACGATGCCATTCGCGAGTATCAGAAAGCCCTCGGGATCAATGCCCATCTCAACTTTGGCTATGTGTGTGAAGAGTGCGGGGAAGAAGAGTCGAGCTGGAAGAGCCGCTGCCCCCATTGCGGGACCTGGGGCAGCTTTGCCCTGCCTAACCGCTCCTTGATCACCGGGGCTCGCCCCCTGGAAGTGCGTGAAATCCATCACGGGGAGAGAGAGGCATGGCAGGAAGAAGAGTAA
- a CDS encoding glutamate synthase-related protein, producing the protein METMKIQDITPNDLPWKIRYDASRCTLCGSCVAACSFRAIVPKVERRRLVFSEGDLPEPKARFSAVPVIRQAHSIKNYCRGCGICEKVCPNDAIGPLRNVDNRHPIVTRCLGGDSIKRGGRKNLEGTVRTLDRLRVGRISQMTDPSLDAQRHTFDLLAPFGRIMPANKLPFAVNETGQLAASGQTPPVRWIYPVIIGDMSIGALSWRMWEAVAMAVAYLNEECGLPVRMSSGEGGVPERLLKSRYLKYMILQIASGHFGWNRIAKTMPHMIEDPAGILIKIGQGAKPGDGGLLMAQKVAEHIQAIRGVPKADLLSPPNHQGLYSIEESVQKMFLSFNAAFKFRVPVAIKVAASSTSVSVFNNLVRDPYNIVGGFFLDGIDGGTGAAHEVSLDHTGHPIVSKLRDCYLAAVAQGRQGQIPLWAAGGLGKTGDLAADAFKMICLGANGVFTGKLILQMAGCVGNEMGRCNACNTGLCPVGITTQEPALAHRLDVERAAQNIVNYFLAMDQELKKLMAPIGNSSLPVGRADALISTDRAVAERLQIQYVC; encoded by the coding sequence ATGGAGACAATGAAAATTCAAGACATCACCCCTAACGACCTGCCCTGGAAAATCCGCTACGATGCCAGTCGCTGCACCTTGTGCGGTTCCTGCGTAGCAGCTTGTTCCTTCCGGGCCATCGTCCCTAAGGTCGAGCGGCGCCGCCTGGTCTTTTCTGAAGGGGACCTGCCTGAACCAAAGGCTCGCTTCAGTGCCGTACCCGTCATCCGCCAGGCCCACTCCATCAAGAACTACTGCCGCGGCTGCGGTATCTGTGAGAAGGTCTGTCCCAACGATGCCATCGGCCCCTTGCGCAACGTGGACAACCGCCACCCTATCGTCACCCGCTGCCTGGGAGGTGATTCCATCAAGCGCGGCGGCCGCAAGAACCTGGAGGGGACCGTCCGCACTCTCGACCGTCTGCGCGTCGGTCGCATCTCCCAGATGACCGATCCCAGCCTTGACGCCCAGCGCCACACCTTTGACCTGCTGGCTCCTTTCGGCCGCATCATGCCGGCGAACAAACTCCCTTTCGCTGTCAACGAGACCGGCCAACTGGCCGCCTCAGGGCAGACACCGCCGGTGCGCTGGATCTACCCCGTCATCATCGGCGACATGTCCATCGGTGCTCTTTCCTGGCGCATGTGGGAAGCCGTAGCCATGGCCGTCGCCTATCTCAACGAAGAGTGCGGGCTGCCTGTACGCATGTCCTCGGGCGAAGGCGGTGTGCCGGAACGCCTGCTCAAAAGCCGCTATCTCAAATACATGATCCTGCAGATTGCCTCCGGCCACTTCGGCTGGAACCGTATCGCCAAGACGATGCCCCACATGATCGAGGATCCGGCCGGTATTCTCATCAAGATCGGCCAGGGCGCCAAACCCGGTGACGGTGGCCTGCTCATGGCACAAAAGGTAGCCGAACATATCCAGGCCATTCGCGGCGTCCCCAAGGCGGACCTGCTTTCGCCACCCAACCACCAGGGACTCTACTCCATCGAGGAGAGCGTGCAGAAGATGTTCCTTTCCTTCAATGCCGCTTTCAAGTTCCGCGTGCCGGTTGCCATCAAGGTCGCTGCCTCGTCCACCTCGGTATCGGTCTTCAACAACCTGGTGCGCGACCCCTACAATATCGTCGGCGGCTTCTTTCTCGATGGTATCGACGGCGGCACCGGCGCCGCTCACGAGGTCTCCCTGGACCACACCGGCCACCCCATCGTCAGCAAACTGCGGGACTGCTACCTGGCGGCGGTAGCTCAGGGTCGCCAGGGCCAGATTCCCCTGTGGGCGGCCGGCGGTCTCGGCAAGACCGGCGATCTGGCCGCCGACGCCTTCAAGATGATCTGCCTGGGCGCCAACGGCGTCTTTACCGGAAAACTCATCCTGCAGATGGCCGGCTGCGTCGGCAACGAAATGGGCCGCTGCAACGCCTGCAACACGGGTCTATGCCCCGTCGGCATCACCACGCAGGAACCGGCTCTGGCCCATCGCCTCGACGTGGAGAGAGCGGCCCAGAACATCGTCAACTACTTCCTGGCCATGGATCAGGAGCTGAAAAAGCTCATGGCCCCCATCGGCAACTCGTCGCTGCCCGTTGGCCGCGCCGACGCCCTCATTTCTACCGATCGGGCCGTGGCGGAACGGTTACAGATCCAATACGTATGTTAA
- a CDS encoding PAS domain-containing sensor histidine kinase yields the protein MPNLLGSLGLEHVLQTIPSGLFLVDPNRVIVYWNAEAERLTGYAAHEIIGKPCTALEGIECDLTCGLFSDTLPKPIIGARCTIKTRSGAPLVMCKNIDYLRDEHGRIVGGIESFIDLSKQIELEQQLREQTVHLESTVRQRTLELETERTRLITALDAMTDFAYIASADYQVQFMNKAMREAFGPYQNRPCYVALLDRQDPCPHCPMQRVLAGETVKEERFHSANGRTFEIIHTPLITSDGSTQKMAVFRDITERKAAEEKLRHANRELDAFVYTVSHDLKTPLTPILGYADFLREEYADTLDERALNILAEIEGQGRKMLALMEDVLTLARLGRVEPPRNPVDLNRIMQDILDDYHALRQEMNVGIHIDPLPALRIPETLLSSLLSNLIGNALRYGAEPGGSIEVGCISQNSTHHVFVRDHGPGLDDEDKAHIFDLFYRSRVARNRPGTGIGLTTARKIMSLYEGQIRVEDTPGGGCTFWLDFPTCDESI from the coding sequence ATGCCCAACCTCCTCGGCTCCCTTGGCCTTGAACATGTCCTGCAGACCATCCCCAGCGGCCTGTTTCTGGTCGACCCCAACCGCGTTATTGTCTATTGGAACGCTGAAGCCGAGCGCCTGACCGGGTATGCTGCCCATGAAATCATCGGCAAGCCCTGCACGGCCCTGGAGGGAATCGAATGCGATCTTACCTGTGGCCTGTTCAGCGACACCCTGCCCAAGCCGATTATCGGCGCGCGATGCACCATCAAAACCCGCAGCGGCGCTCCATTGGTCATGTGCAAAAATATTGACTATCTCAGAGACGAGCATGGCCGCATTGTCGGTGGCATCGAGTCTTTTATCGATCTCAGCAAACAGATTGAGCTTGAACAGCAATTACGCGAGCAGACGGTCCACCTCGAATCCACCGTACGGCAGCGCACCCTTGAGCTGGAAACCGAACGCACGCGTCTGATCACCGCCCTCGACGCCATGACGGACTTCGCCTACATCGCCTCTGCCGACTATCAGGTGCAGTTTATGAACAAAGCCATGCGCGAGGCTTTTGGTCCGTACCAGAATCGTCCATGCTACGTGGCTCTACTTGATCGCCAGGATCCCTGTCCGCATTGCCCCATGCAGCGTGTGCTGGCCGGCGAAACGGTCAAGGAAGAACGTTTTCATTCAGCCAATGGCCGCACCTTTGAGATCATCCATACGCCGCTGATCACCTCTGACGGCAGCACCCAGAAGATGGCCGTTTTTCGTGACATAACCGAGCGCAAGGCCGCCGAAGAGAAACTTCGCCACGCCAATCGTGAGCTCGATGCTTTTGTCTACACCGTCTCCCACGACCTGAAGACTCCCTTGACGCCCATTCTCGGCTACGCCGATTTTCTCCGCGAGGAATACGCCGACACACTCGACGAGCGCGCCCTGAATATACTGGCAGAGATAGAAGGACAGGGGCGCAAGATGTTGGCGCTGATGGAAGACGTTCTGACCCTCGCTCGACTGGGGCGGGTAGAGCCCCCGCGGAACCCGGTCGACCTCAATCGCATCATGCAAGACATATTGGATGATTACCACGCTTTGCGGCAAGAAATGAACGTGGGTATCCACATTGATCCCCTGCCCGCTCTTCGTATTCCCGAAACACTGCTGTCATCCCTTCTCTCCAACCTTATCGGCAATGCCCTGCGCTACGGAGCCGAACCGGGCGGCTCCATCGAAGTCGGCTGCATCAGTCAGAACAGCACGCACCACGTCTTCGTCCGCGATCATGGACCAGGACTGGACGATGAAGACAAAGCCCATATTTTCGACCTTTTTTACCGCTCCAGGGTCGCCCGCAACAGACCAGGCACGGGAATCGGCCTGACCACCGCCAGAAAAATCATGAGTCTTTATGAGGGGCAGATTCGTGTGGAGGACACACCGGGAGGGGGCTGCACCTTTTGGCTCGATTTCCCAACCTGCGACGAGTCTATTTAA
- a CDS encoding 23S rRNA (pseudouridine(1915)-N(3))-methyltransferase RlmH, with amino-acid sequence MKLHLLCVGRLSESYLREGVVDFSSRVQRYLPLTVTELREEKGGKKADPGFFREREGERLLARITNEAFVVALDEKGKTLQSEQLSEFLGQHMVQGTGELAFVIGGAYGLSEAVRKRANLVLSLSPLTFTHQMARLILFEQLYRSMTILRNEPYHNR; translated from the coding sequence GTGAAACTGCACCTGCTTTGCGTCGGCCGGCTTTCCGAATCCTATTTGCGCGAAGGCGTTGTGGATTTCAGCAGCCGCGTCCAGCGCTATCTCCCCCTGACAGTCACTGAACTCAGGGAAGAAAAGGGGGGAAAGAAAGCAGATCCTGGCTTTTTCCGGGAGCGGGAAGGGGAGCGACTGCTGGCCCGAATTACCAACGAGGCCTTCGTCGTTGCCCTGGATGAAAAAGGGAAGACGCTGCAATCGGAGCAACTGTCCGAGTTCCTCGGGCAGCATATGGTCCAGGGGACCGGGGAGCTGGCCTTTGTCATTGGCGGCGCCTATGGTCTCAGCGAGGCCGTGAGAAAAAGGGCGAACCTGGTATTGTCCCTGTCGCCCCTGACCTTTACGCATCAGATGGCCCGGCTCATTCTGTTCGAGCAACTCTACCGGAGCATGACCATCCTGCGTAACGAGCCCTACCACAATCGCTAA
- a CDS encoding ComF family protein — protein sequence MSFDRHFFFRGFRPFWTGLRGEIGGLLDRLLPVTCAFCGTLLDSSHQPTLCPSCLNTLNCEKPPSCPRCALPFPDFGGSDHLCGNCQRQPPPFRAVCALGVYEGPLRQAIHRFKYQQDFTLATPLGHLLSEAITGQHPSHHHLILPVPLHPRRLRQRTFNQSLLLARVIGNLSGIPVAANLLRRVMHTPSQQGLSLDDRRHNLINAFALHSKLSGQSVLLVDDVMTSGATVAACTNALLENGAQTVDVAILGRAAKSL from the coding sequence ATGAGCTTCGACCGCCACTTTTTTTTCAGGGGCTTTCGTCCCTTCTGGACAGGCCTTCGGGGCGAGATAGGCGGCCTTCTCGATCGCCTTCTACCCGTTACCTGCGCCTTTTGCGGCACCCTGCTCGACAGCAGCCATCAACCAACCCTGTGCCCATCTTGCCTGAATACCCTGAACTGCGAAAAACCGCCGTCCTGTCCTCGCTGCGCCCTGCCTTTTCCTGACTTCGGCGGCAGCGATCATCTCTGTGGAAATTGCCAACGCCAACCGCCCCCCTTCAGGGCCGTCTGTGCCCTGGGCGTCTATGAAGGACCACTGCGCCAGGCCATTCACCGTTTCAAATATCAGCAGGATTTCACCCTGGCCACCCCCTTGGGGCATCTCCTGAGCGAAGCCATCACGGGCCAACACCCTTCACACCACCATCTGATTCTTCCCGTCCCCTTGCACCCCCGTCGGCTGCGTCAGCGAACCTTCAACCAATCCCTGCTATTGGCCCGGGTTATAGGGAATCTGAGCGGCATCCCGGTGGCCGCCAACCTGCTGCGCCGCGTTATGCACACACCTTCCCAACAGGGCTTGTCTCTGGATGACCGCCGCCATAATCTTATCAATGCCTTTGCGCTTCACTCAAAACTGAGTGGTCAGTCGGTTCTGCTGGTCGACGACGTCATGACGTCTGGGGCGACGGTGGCAGCCTGCACCAACGCCCTGCTGGAAAATGGCGCCCAAACAGTGGATGTTGCCATTCTGGGTCGCGCTGCCAAAAGTCTTTAA
- a CDS encoding carbonic anhydrase — protein sequence MDRLFKGHMKFREEDFEGHRELFKELGRTQKPHTLFIGCSDSRVVPNLITQTHPGELFIVRNVANIVPPYRQTEEYVATTSAIEYAVQALEVDTIVICGHSNCGGCAALNLPPAKLDHLPHVRKWLEVSKEVKGRVDRLMTDDSPEEREWLTEQINILVQMRNLLTYPYIEEKYRKGTLNIYGWHYIIETGEIYNFNDAKEVFELVS from the coding sequence ATGGACCGTTTGTTCAAAGGACACATGAAGTTCAGGGAAGAAGACTTTGAAGGCCATCGCGAACTCTTCAAGGAGCTGGGCAGAACGCAGAAACCCCACACCCTGTTCATTGGCTGTTCAGACTCGCGGGTTGTCCCCAACCTGATAACCCAGACCCACCCCGGCGAACTCTTTATCGTCCGCAACGTCGCCAATATCGTGCCTCCCTACCGACAGACCGAAGAATATGTGGCCACCACCTCGGCCATCGAATATGCCGTGCAGGCCCTGGAAGTTGACACCATTGTCATCTGCGGCCACTCCAACTGCGGCGGCTGCGCGGCCCTGAACCTGCCGCCGGCAAAGCTGGACCACCTGCCTCATGTGCGCAAATGGCTCGAGGTTTCCAAAGAAGTAAAAGGCCGGGTCGATCGCCTGATGACGGACGATTCCCCCGAAGAACGAGAGTGGCTTACGGAGCAGATCAACATTCTGGTCCAGATGCGAAATCTTTTGACCTACCCCTATATTGAAGAGAAATACCGCAAAGGCACCTTGAACATCTATGGATGGCACTACATCATTGAAACCGGTGAAATCTATAATTTCAACGACGCCAAAGAAGTTTTTGAGTTGGTCAGCTGA